One Streptomyces sp. NBC_00554 DNA segment encodes these proteins:
- the ftsE gene encoding cell division ATP-binding protein FtsE, translated as MIRFDNVSKVYPKQTRPALRDVSLEVERGEFVFLVGSSGSGKSTFLRLILREERTSHGQVHVLGKDLARLSNWKVPQMRRQLGTVFQDFRLLPNKTVAENVAFAQEVIGKSRGEIRKSVPQVLDLVGLGGKEERMPGELSGGEQQRVAIARAFVNRPKLLIADEPTGNLDPQTSVGIMKLLDRINRTGTTVLMATHDQNIVDQMRKRVIELEQGRLVRDQARGVYGYQH; from the coding sequence GTGATCCGATTCGACAATGTCTCCAAGGTCTACCCCAAGCAGACCCGCCCTGCACTCAGGGATGTCTCTCTTGAGGTCGAGCGCGGAGAGTTCGTGTTCCTCGTGGGGTCCTCCGGCTCCGGAAAGTCCACCTTCCTGCGGCTGATCCTCCGCGAGGAGCGGACCAGCCACGGCCAGGTGCACGTCCTGGGCAAAGACCTCGCGCGTCTCTCCAACTGGAAGGTGCCGCAGATGCGCCGCCAGCTGGGGACCGTGTTCCAGGACTTCCGTCTGCTGCCGAACAAGACGGTCGCGGAGAACGTCGCCTTCGCGCAGGAGGTCATCGGCAAGTCGCGCGGCGAGATCCGCAAGTCCGTGCCCCAGGTGCTCGACCTCGTCGGGCTCGGCGGCAAGGAGGAGCGGATGCCTGGTGAGCTGTCCGGTGGTGAGCAGCAGCGCGTCGCGATCGCGAGAGCGTTCGTGAACCGGCCCAAGCTGCTCATCGCCGACGAGCCGACCGGAAACCTCGACCCGCAGACCTCCGTCGGCATCATGAAGCTGCTCGACCGCATCAACCGGACGGGCACGACCGTGCTGATGGCTACGCACGACCAGAACATCGTGGACCAGATGCGCAAGCGCGTCATCGAGCTGGAGCAGGGCCGTCTCGTCCGCGACCAGGCGCGTGGCGTCTACGGCTACCAGCACTGA
- a CDS encoding S41 family peptidase, which translates to MSGRDLFCQPRRIRRGAALTLLFASVFVAGAATGSFPDPGRKATSSPSSASSGDRSTPASDQEEVTEAAEKAMADGKSPMEAAERAVSRSGDRWGAVYSQGEYEEFEEALDGQYTGVGLWARRESDGRIEVTRVQSGSPAAAAGIRKGDLLRSVDGQKVDGRPVTEVVSLLRGDAEDAAAGTEVSLGLQRGTRAWSETLRRALLSTDSVTVSKLADGVTVIKVDAFTKGAGDLVQAAVAQAPQGSGIALDLRGNSGGLVTEAVTAASAFLDGGLVATYDVDGDQRALHAEPGGDTTRPLVVLVDGGTMSAAELLTGALQDRGRAVVVGSQTFGKGSVQMPSRLPDGSVAELTVGHYRTPSGRGVDGQGITPDLDVDAKALEQAETVLSGLGDPS; encoded by the coding sequence ATGTCAGGCCGTGACCTGTTCTGTCAGCCCCGCCGCATCCGCCGCGGGGCCGCCCTGACATTGCTTTTCGCCAGCGTCTTCGTCGCCGGCGCGGCAACGGGATCCTTTCCCGACCCCGGCCGGAAAGCCACCTCCTCTCCTTCCTCCGCTTCTTCCGGGGACCGTTCGACGCCGGCCAGCGACCAGGAAGAGGTCACCGAGGCCGCCGAGAAGGCCATGGCCGACGGGAAGTCGCCCATGGAGGCCGCCGAGCGCGCGGTGAGCCGCAGCGGCGACCGCTGGGGCGCGGTCTACTCCCAGGGCGAGTACGAGGAGTTCGAGGAAGCCCTCGACGGCCAGTACACCGGCGTCGGGCTGTGGGCCAGGCGCGAGAGCGACGGACGTATCGAAGTGACCCGCGTGCAGAGCGGCTCGCCCGCGGCCGCCGCCGGGATCCGCAAGGGCGACCTGCTGCGCAGCGTCGACGGCCAGAAGGTCGACGGCCGCCCGGTGACCGAGGTCGTCTCCTTACTGCGCGGTGACGCGGAGGACGCCGCCGCCGGTACGGAGGTCTCGCTCGGTCTGCAGCGGGGCACGCGCGCGTGGAGCGAGACTCTGCGCCGGGCCCTGCTGTCCACGGACTCCGTGACCGTGAGCAAACTCGCCGACGGCGTCACCGTGATCAAGGTCGACGCCTTCACCAAGGGCGCGGGCGATCTCGTACAGGCCGCGGTCGCCCAGGCACCGCAGGGCTCCGGGATCGCCCTCGACCTGCGCGGCAACTCCGGCGGCCTGGTCACCGAGGCCGTCACCGCCGCCTCCGCTTTCCTCGACGGCGGCCTCGTCGCCACGTACGACGTGGACGGCGATCAGCGCGCCCTGCACGCCGAACCCGGCGGCGACACCACCAGACCCCTGGTCGTGCTCGTCGACGGCGGCACGATGAGCGCGGCCGAGCTGCTCACCGGCGCCCTCCAGGACCGCGGCCGTGCGGTCGTCGTGGGCTCCCAGACCTTCGGCAAGGGCTCGGTCCAGATGCCGAGCCGGCTGCCCGACGGCTCCGTCGCCGAGCTGACCGTCGGGCACTACCGCACTCCGTCCGGACGCGGCGTCGACGGGCAGGGCATCACCCCCGACCTGGACGTGGACGCAAAGGCGCTGGAGCAGGCCGAGACCGTACTCAGCGGGCTCGGGGACCCCTCGTAG
- the smpB gene encoding SsrA-binding protein SmpB encodes MYVPKESQPKQGGQAGSGKAKDGKRKIVAQNKKARHDYAIIDTYEAGLVLTGTEVKSLRQGRASLADGFVQIDGNEAWLHNAHIPEYSQGSWTNHSARRKRKLLLHREEIDKLASKSEETGHTIVPLVLYFKDGRAKAEIALARGKKEYDKRQTLREKQDRRESDRAIAAAKRKQRGE; translated from the coding sequence ATGTACGTACCGAAGGAGTCCCAGCCGAAGCAGGGCGGTCAGGCGGGCTCCGGCAAGGCCAAGGACGGCAAGCGCAAGATCGTCGCGCAGAACAAGAAGGCACGGCACGACTACGCGATCATCGACACCTACGAGGCCGGGCTCGTCCTGACCGGCACCGAGGTGAAGTCGCTGAGGCAGGGCCGCGCCTCACTGGCCGACGGCTTCGTCCAGATCGACGGCAACGAGGCCTGGCTGCACAACGCCCACATCCCCGAGTACAGCCAGGGCAGCTGGACCAACCACTCCGCGCGCCGCAAGCGCAAGCTGCTCCTGCACCGCGAGGAGATCGACAAGCTGGCGTCGAAGTCCGAGGAGACGGGTCACACGATCGTGCCCCTCGTCCTGTACTTCAAGGACGGCCGGGCGAAGGCCGAGATCGCGCTCGCCAGGGGCAAGAAGGAGTACGACAAGCGGCAGACCCTGCGGGAGAAGCAGGACCGGCGGGAGTCGGACCGCGCGATCGCGGCAGCCAAGCGGAAGCAGCGGGGCGAGTAG
- the ftsX gene encoding permease-like cell division protein FtsX, protein MRAQFVLSEIGVGLRRNLTMTFAVVVSVALSLALFGGSLLMSDQVSTMKGYWYDKVNVSIFLCNKSDAESDPNCAKGAVTADQKKEILADLDKSTVVDNVTYESADAAYKHYKEQFGDSPLAASLTPDQMQESYRIKLKDPEKYQVIATAFDGRDGVQSVQDQKGILDNLFGLLNGMNWAARAVMAMMLVVALMLIVNTVRVSAFSRRRETGIMRLVGASGFYIQAPFIMEAAVAGLIGGGVACGFLVIARYFIIDHGLALSEKLNLINFIGWDAVLTKLPLILATSLLMPALAAFFALRKYLKV, encoded by the coding sequence ATGCGCGCCCAGTTCGTCTTGTCGGAGATCGGAGTCGGTCTCCGCCGAAACCTGACCATGACCTTCGCGGTCGTCGTGTCGGTCGCCCTCTCGCTCGCCCTGTTCGGCGGTTCGCTCCTGATGAGCGACCAGGTGAGCACCATGAAGGGCTACTGGTACGACAAGGTCAACGTCTCGATCTTCCTCTGCAACAAGAGCGACGCGGAGTCCGACCCCAACTGCGCCAAGGGTGCGGTCACCGCCGACCAGAAGAAGGAGATCCTCGCCGACCTGGACAAGTCCACGGTCGTCGACAACGTCACCTACGAGTCGGCGGACGCGGCCTACAAGCACTACAAGGAGCAGTTCGGCGACTCCCCGCTGGCGGCGTCCCTCACGCCGGACCAGATGCAGGAGTCGTACCGGATCAAGCTGAAGGACCCGGAGAAGTACCAGGTCATCGCGACCGCCTTCGACGGGCGTGACGGCGTGCAGTCCGTGCAGGACCAGAAGGGCATCCTGGACAACCTCTTCGGGCTGCTCAACGGCATGAACTGGGCCGCCCGCGCGGTCATGGCGATGATGCTCGTCGTCGCCCTGATGCTGATCGTCAACACGGTGCGCGTCTCGGCGTTCAGCCGTCGGCGCGAAACCGGCATCATGCGCCTGGTCGGCGCCTCGGGCTTCTACATCCAGGCCCCGTTCATCATGGAGGCCGCCGTCGCCGGGCTCATCGGCGGTGGGGTCGCGTGCGGCTTCCTGGTCATCGCGCGGTATTTCATCATCGACCACGGTCTGGCCCTGTCCGAGAAGCTGAATCTGATCAACTTCATCGGCTGGGACGCTGTTCTGACGAAGCTGCCGCTCATCCTGGCGACGAGTCTGCTGATGCCGGCGCTTGCCGCGTTCTTCGCGTTGCGCAAGTACCTGAAGGTGTGA
- the prfB gene encoding peptide chain release factor 2, producing MAVVDVSEELKSLSSTMESIEAVLDLDKMRADVAVLEEQAAAPSLWDDPDEAQKITSKLSHLQAEVRKAEALRGRIDDLSVLFEMAEEEDDPDTRAEAETELTAVKKALDEMEVRTLLSGEYDSREAVVTIRAEAGGVDASDFTEKLQRMYLRWAERHGYKTELYETSYAEEAGIKSTTFAVHVPYAYGTLSVEQGTHRLVRISPFDNQGRRQTSFAGVEILPVVEQTDHIEIDESELRVDVYRSSGPGGQGVNTTDSAVRLTHLPTGIVVSCQNERSQIQNKASAMNVLQAKLLERRRQEEQARMDALKGDGGNSWGNQMRSYVLHPYQMVKDLRTEFEVGNPEAVFNGEIDGFLEAGIRWRKQQEK from the coding sequence GTGGCAGTCGTCGATGTATCCGAAGAGCTCAAGTCCCTCTCCTCGACCATGGAGTCGATCGAGGCCGTCCTGGACCTCGACAAGATGAGGGCAGATGTCGCCGTGCTCGAGGAGCAGGCGGCCGCGCCGTCCCTGTGGGACGACCCGGACGAGGCGCAGAAGATCACCAGCAAGCTGAGCCACCTCCAGGCGGAGGTCAGGAAGGCCGAGGCGCTGCGCGGGCGTATCGACGATCTGAGCGTGCTCTTCGAGATGGCCGAGGAGGAGGACGACCCGGACACCCGTGCCGAGGCCGAGACGGAGCTCACGGCCGTCAAGAAGGCGCTGGACGAGATGGAAGTCCGGACCCTGCTCTCCGGCGAGTACGACTCCCGCGAGGCCGTCGTCACCATCCGCGCCGAGGCCGGCGGCGTCGACGCCTCCGACTTCACCGAGAAGCTGCAGCGCATGTACCTGCGCTGGGCGGAGCGCCACGGCTACAAGACGGAGCTCTACGAGACCTCGTACGCGGAAGAGGCCGGCATCAAGTCGACCACCTTCGCCGTCCACGTCCCGTACGCCTACGGAACGCTCTCCGTGGAACAGGGCACCCACCGCCTTGTCCGGATCTCGCCCTTCGACAACCAGGGACGCCGCCAGACCTCGTTCGCCGGCGTCGAGATCCTGCCGGTCGTCGAGCAGACCGACCACATCGAGATCGATGAGTCCGAGCTGCGCGTGGACGTGTACCGGTCGTCGGGACCGGGCGGCCAGGGCGTCAACACGACCGACTCCGCGGTCCGCCTGACCCACCTCCCCACCGGGATCGTGGTGTCCTGCCAGAACGAGCGGTCGCAGATCCAGAACAAGGCCAGCGCGATGAACGTGCTCCAGGCCAAGCTGCTCGAGCGGCGCCGCCAGGAGGAGCAGGCCAGGATGGACGCGCTCAAGGGCGACGGCGGCAACTCCTGGGGAAACCAGATGCGTTCGTACGTCCTGCACCCGTACCAGATGGTCAAGGACCTGCGCACGGAGTTCGAAGTCGGTAACCCCGAGGCCGTGTTCAACGGTGAGATCGACGGTTTCCTCGAGGCCGGAATTCGCTGGCGCAAGCAGCAGGAGAAGTAA